The following nucleotide sequence is from Methanomassiliicoccales archaeon.
CCGGAATGATTGCGAATTTCGAATAGCGACTACGGTTTTGCTGGCGAATTGCCCATCATCAATGCGACTGCGAATATCGCCACCAAGATAAGCAGACCGAGCACGCGCCCCGCCCGGTTGATGAAGAAGAACTCGAAGGAGAAGCTCGCCAGCTTTCCGAAGGCACCGCACTGCCTCATCACCGAGAGTACGATGTCAGAGCTGAGTTTGGAGTGGCCGCTGGCCCTGTCCCCGAAGGTGAAGCCGACCTCGCGCACATCCGTACCCCGAGGGCAGGACTTGAGGATGTCGAAGAGCACCTTGAAGCCCTTCTTTTCGAACCTCATACCCTTGCGCTGGATGACCTCGCGTACCATTTCGGTGCGACCGCCGAAGAACCCGCTCATGAGGTCTGCTGATCGAGGTCGTCTCCTGAACCATAGGTAAGTAGAGGCTAGCTTGTGCGCCCCCCAGGACGCCACCTTGCGGGAGAAGTGCAGCGGGCCCATGCCATGTCGCACGCCGACTACCAGATTGGCACCCTGCCTCATTTCCCAGTAGAGGTTCTCCACAGAAGCGGGAGGGTGCTGGAAGTCGGCATCCATGACAACGAAGAACTCCGTCTCCACGCTAGCGATGCCCTCCATGACCGAGGCGGTCAATCCCTTCTTGGAGATGTCCCGCTCTATCAGGCGGAGCCCTGGATAAGACGCCATCATCTCTGAAACGGCCGCACCGGTCCCATCTTGTGACGAATCGTCCACCACTACGACATGGGCCCCGGGACAAATGCGGAAGACCTCAGGTACCATGCGCTGGATGTTCTCCACTTCGTTGTAAGTGGGCAGAACTACCGTTAGGTCGGCGAACCCCTCCCTCGCCTTCTGAACCATTCCCATTCCCAACAAAAAAGCCCGTGTTAGTATATATCCCTTGTGGGATGGGACGGGCGCCTGCGAGGCGCGGGACGCCATCCGACCGTCTCTCAAACGAGCGCCCGGTGTATATGTCCTCGGCCATAGCACCTTAAAATATCGCCGGGGGATATGCACAGGGTTCGAGCATGCCTTCGGTGTCGTTGGGCGTGTGCGCGTACAACGAAGAAAGGAACGTGCGCGCCTGCCTGGAGTCGATCTCTTCGCAAGCGCTTCAGGGCTTTGAGCTCGTCGAGGTGCTGGTGATCTCCAGCGGCAGCACCGACCGCACCAACCAGTACGTGATGGAATACGAAGCGGTAGATGCCAAGGCGAAGCTGCACGTGCAGGAAGAGAGGAAGGGTAAGAACTCCGCCATCAACCTCTTCCTGCGACTGGCGAAGGCCGACATCCTGGTCCTGGCGAACGCCGATAACCGTCTTGAGCCCGGAGCTTTGCAGGCACTTCTCGAACCATTCCTCGACAAAAGCGTCGGCATGACCGGCGGCCACCCCGTCCCCGTCAATCCAAAGGACAAGTTCACCGGTTTCGCGGTGCACATGCTCTGGGACATGCATCACCGGGTGGCGCTCATCCATCCCAAGGTGGGGGAGCTGGTGGCCTTCCGCGATCCAGGCATCGAACTGCCCGAAGGAACGCAATCCGACGAGGACATCATCCGCATGGAGCTGGAGAAGCGCGGTCTGCGCACGATCTACGTCCCAGAGGCGATCGTGCACAATCGTGGCCCGGGCGACATCCGAGACTTCCTCAAACAGAGGACGCGCGTCAACATCGGAGAGAGGTATATGCGCAAGTGGTTCGGCTACGAGCTCTCCACCTGGGACGTAGGAACGCTCCTACGTGCCTACACCACCTTCGCCAATGAGAACAAGCACCCTCTACGCATCTTCCTGGCGGTGATCATCGAACTGGGCGCTCGGGTCTACGCCACGGTGCACGTGACCTTCGACAAGGGCGACAAGCCGGTCTGGAGCCAGGTGCGCTCCACTAAGGACCTGGACCGCTAGCTCAGATCTTCTTCTTGCTCTCCTTCAGTATGCGGTCCACGGCCTGGGAAAGGGTGAACGACTCGCTGACCCGGATCGGCTTCGCTCCGATCCTCCTGCCGAGGTCCAGGTCGTGCTCGCTGTCCCCCACGACGTAGGAGGAGGAGAGGTCGATCGGGAAATCCTCCAACGCCTGCATCACCATGCCCACCTCCGGCTTGCGGCAACGGCATCCCGCCTCCGGAAGATGCGGACAGTAGTAGATGCCGTCGACCTTGGCCCCGCTCTTCGCCAGGTCCTTCTTCATCTTCTCGTGGATATCAGATAGCATTGCTTCGTCAAAGTAGCCCCGCGCCACCCCGGACTGGTTTGTGACCACGATGACCAGGAACCCAGCGTCATTCAGCCTCTTGATCGCCTTTCCCGCGCCAGGAACGAGCATAAGGTCCTTTGGCTCGGGACAGTAGGGCACGTCCTTGGCTATAGTATCGTCCCTGTCGATGAAGACCGCCCGGCGGCCGAAGAGCGCGCGCTCGACCATGCCGCAGACCACGTGTGCGGCGGCCATGTAGCCTTCCTGTATGTGAGAGGTCTTCTTGGAAGGGATGGTGAGGGCGACATCCACCACATCCTTCAGCTTGCCTGTTGGTCCGGAGAACCCCACAGTCCTCGCCCCCAGCTCCTTGGCCTTGGCCACCGCCCGCAGAACGTTCTTCGAGTTGCCGGAGGTGGATATGGCCACCACCGCATCTCCTTCCCGGATGCTTCCTTCCACTTGGCGCTCGAACACGCATTCGTAGGAGTAGTCGTTCCCGATGGCAGTGATGGAAGAGAGGTTGGTCAGCGCCACTGCGTTCAGCGGCGCCCTATCGAACATGTACTTACCAGAGAACTCGGCGGCGATGTGCTGCGCGTCCGCCGCGCTGCCGCCATTGCCAAAGAGCACCACCTTGTGCTTGGAGCGGAATACAAGGGTGAGCACGTCCGCCACGCGCAACACCTGCTCCGGGTCTATGCTCCCCGTCACGGAGGCGCTCTCCTCTAGCTCTCGGTCCACGAGCGATCTCATGCCCTGTATCTCCAGGTCTGCAATCCGTGCTTGTCGAAGTTGAAGTTTACGGCCTCTACGCCCAGCTTCTGTAGCTCCTCTGCCACCCGATGCTTGCGATCGTACTCACAGATGAAGAACATGAACCCACCGCCCCCGGCGCCGGAGATCTTCCCGCCAATGGCTCCGTTGGCCCTCGCCGTCTCGTAGATATTGTCGATGCGGGAGTTGGTGATGTGCGAAGTGAAGCGCTTCTTCTGCTCCCAGGACTCGTGCAGGAGTTGTCCGATGCGGAGGATCTCACCTTTCATGAGCGCGTCCTTGGTCTCGAAGACCAAGCTCTTGGCGCTATCCAAGGCCTCCCGGTTCTGCCCGCTCCTGTATGCCTTCTGTTGGTCCTGGATGATGTTCGCCGAATCTCTGGTCTTCCCGGTGTAGCAGAGAAGCATGTGATAGTGCAGCTCGTTCAGCACTTCGGTCCTGATGCGCAATGGGGTAACGATGGTCTCGGAGCCCCGGAACTCCATGAAGTTGAAGCCGCCGAAGACGGCCGAATACTGGTCCTGCTTGCCTCCCGCGAAGCCGAGCTCCTCACGCTCCAGCACGTAGGCCAGGCGGGCGGTCTCGTATTGGGACAGAGGCTTTTTCAACCACTCCGACACCGCCCCGATGATGGAGACCATGACGGTGCTGGAACCGCCAAGTCCCGAGCCAGGGGGAGCATCGCAATGTAGGAGCATATCGAAGCCTTCGGCCACCTCGAAGTGGTTGAGCACCGCCTTGATCAGATCAAGGTTGCCGTCGTAGCGCAACATGCTCCCGTTGGCGGGCCAGTTCTCGTCCTGGGCGAAATCCAGGGAACGGATCCTCATCTCCCGGTCCGCGCGAGGACATATGGTGCAATAGGCGTAACGGTCGATGGTCGAGGACAGCACCGCTCCGCCGCGCTCATCGGAATAGGGCGGGACGTCGGTTCCGCCTCCGGCGAAGCTGATGCGCAACGGGGCCTTGCTCCTGATGACGATCTTGGCCTCGCTCATCACGCCACGTATCCCTTCCCACGTATATACAAACCGTTGTGAGATCGGAATCATTCCAGCTCGTGTCGGGCTGGCCAGGAGCGTCCGGCATAAGTATTTGATTCCCGGGCGTCATGAGGACGGACGCATGCCTAAAGCCCTCTCCAACGAGGACAAGGGGCCGTTGGTCTCGGTCATCATCCCCACTCTCAATGAGGAGTCCTCCTTGCCATTATCGCTGCAGGCGGTTGCGGAGCAGACCTACGAAGACCTGGAGGTCCTGGTGGTCGATTCTGGATCCAGGGACCGCACGCAAGAGATCGCCCGTCAGCATGGAGCCTCCGTGGTCCCCTATCCAGGCAGGCTCATGGGCGCTCGCCGACGGGGGTTTCAAGAGAGCAAAGGCACCCTCATTCTTTTCCTGGACGGGGATCAAGTGCTCTATCCTGACACGGTCGCCCGGGCGGTGAAAGCCATGGCAGACAAGGACATGCTCATCTTGGAGGAGACGTCCTACCGACCGAAGGGATGGCTGCAGCGATCGCTGTGCAGGCAGAAGGCGGCCATGCATGCCGCCGCCGATCCTATGACAGGAACGGGCCCCAACCTCTATCCGCGCTTCTTCAGGCGGGAGCTGCTTGCGCGGGCCTACGAAGGTCTGGACGAGGACAAGCCGTCCAAGGTCTTCGTCTACGAGGACGGATTGCTCTTCCGGCGCACGTACGCGATTTCGAAGCGCATCGGCCTCCTGTCTCAGGGCGTCATGCATATGGAGGAAGCGGGGTGGCTCGCGCTCATGCGTCATTCGTACAAGGCCGGCAAGAGCGCCCGGTCGGTGGACATGGGAGAGCTGGAGGGAGACATCGGGCGCAACGAGCCGACGATAAGGCAGCTGGTGAGGGCCATCAAAGGCAGGTACGTCATGCTCTCGCTGGTCAAGGAGCTGTCCTTCAAGCTCGGCCATCTAGCCGGGCGCTAGCGATCGGGACCCCGGACGGCCATCACCGAATCGTATAAGCGCAGATACTCCTGCGCTATCGCGCCCCAGGGAGCGATCTTGTTGCTGAAGGGACCGACCTTGGTGGCCTCCCTGCCCTCCAACACATTTTGCACCGTGTCCGCGACCTTCTCTGGGTCCGGAGGCCAGTCCACGCCCACGCATCCAGGTTCGCTCAGGAACTCCACCAAAGCCTCCTTCTTCGCCACGATGACCGGGGTACCACAGGACAACGCCTCCGCCACCACCAGTCCGTAGGCCTCCGCCGCGGAGAGAAGGACCAGGGCTGCCGAAGAACGATACTCGCGGTTCAGTTCATCATCGTCAACGTCCCCTAGCCAGGTCACGCCCCCATCCACTCCCAGCTGCTGAGCCAGTTCATGCAAAGCCCCCTCTTCGGGCCCGGAGCCGACCACCCGCAGCCTTACCTCCTTTCCCCGGTCCTTCAGGACCT
It contains:
- a CDS encoding glycosyltransferase; its protein translation is MGMVQKAREGFADLTVVLPTYNEVENIQRMVPEVFRICPGAHVVVVDDSSQDGTGAAVSEMMASYPGLRLIERDISKKGLTASVMEGIASVETEFFVVMDADFQHPPASVENLYWEMRQGANLVVGVRHGMGPLHFSRKVASWGAHKLASTYLWFRRRPRSADLMSGFFGGRTEMVREVIQRKGMRFEKKGFKVLFDILKSCPRGTDVREVGFTFGDRASGHSKLSSDIVLSVMRQCGAFGKLASFSFEFFFINRAGRVLGLLILVAIFAVALMMGNSPAKP
- a CDS encoding glycosyltransferase, whose translation is MPSVSLGVCAYNEERNVRACLESISSQALQGFELVEVLVISSGSTDRTNQYVMEYEAVDAKAKLHVQEERKGKNSAINLFLRLAKADILVLANADNRLEPGALQALLEPFLDKSVGMTGGHPVPVNPKDKFTGFAVHMLWDMHHRVALIHPKVGELVAFRDPGIELPEGTQSDEDIIRMELEKRGLRTIYVPEAIVHNRGPGDIRDFLKQRTRVNIGERYMRKWFGYELSTWDVGTLLRAYTTFANENKHPLRIFLAVIIELGARVYATVHVTFDKGDKPVWSQVRSTKDLDR
- a CDS encoding HAD-IIIA family hydrolase, whose protein sequence is MRSLVDRELEESASVTGSIDPEQVLRVADVLTLVFRSKHKVVLFGNGGSAADAQHIAAEFSGKYMFDRAPLNAVALTNLSSITAIGNDYSYECVFERQVEGSIREGDAVVAISTSGNSKNVLRAVAKAKELGARTVGFSGPTGKLKDVVDVALTIPSKKTSHIQEGYMAAAHVVCGMVERALFGRRAVFIDRDDTIAKDVPYCPEPKDLMLVPGAGKAIKRLNDAGFLVIVVTNQSGVARGYFDEAMLSDIHEKMKKDLAKSGAKVDGIYYCPHLPEAGCRCRKPEVGMVMQALEDFPIDLSSSYVVGDSEHDLDLGRRIGAKPIRVSESFTLSQAVDRILKESKKKI
- a CDS encoding kinase: MSEAKIVIRSKAPLRISFAGGGTDVPPYSDERGGAVLSSTIDRYAYCTICPRADREMRIRSLDFAQDENWPANGSMLRYDGNLDLIKAVLNHFEVAEGFDMLLHCDAPPGSGLGGSSTVMVSIIGAVSEWLKKPLSQYETARLAYVLEREELGFAGGKQDQYSAVFGGFNFMEFRGSETIVTPLRIRTEVLNELHYHMLLCYTGKTRDSANIIQDQQKAYRSGQNREALDSAKSLVFETKDALMKGEILRIGQLLHESWEQKKRFTSHITNSRIDNIYETARANGAIGGKISGAGGGGFMFFICEYDRKHRVAEELQKLGVEAVNFNFDKHGLQTWRYRA
- a CDS encoding glycosyltransferase family 2 protein, coding for MPKALSNEDKGPLVSVIIPTLNEESSLPLSLQAVAEQTYEDLEVLVVDSGSRDRTQEIARQHGASVVPYPGRLMGARRRGFQESKGTLILFLDGDQVLYPDTVARAVKAMADKDMLILEETSYRPKGWLQRSLCRQKAAMHAAADPMTGTGPNLYPRFFRRELLARAYEGLDEDKPSKVFVYEDGLLFRRTYAISKRIGLLSQGVMHMEEAGWLALMRHSYKAGKSARSVDMGELEGDIGRNEPTIRQLVRAIKGRYVMLSLVKELSFKLGHLAGR